The Faecalibacterium prausnitzii genome includes a window with the following:
- the hprK gene encoding HPr(Ser) kinase/phosphatase — protein MANFTVSLKKLTEKVSMDVVYAPQDLENISVEIAEVNRPGLFLAGYYDYFDKLRLQIMGLAEMNFLSGLSPEKRYEALDQLFRQQPPAVIVSRSEELKPFPEMQELARKHGVALLRSNETTCTLMGSIISVLNLELAPRITRHGVLVEVYGEGILILGDSGIGKSELAIELVKRGHRLVADDAVELRKVSNRQIMGTAPENIRHFIELRGIGIVNVARVFGVGAVKVSESLDLVVQLEAWDPTKNYQRTGLESEYYEILGVNIPSTSIPVSPGRNLAVVLETAAINNRQKKMGYNAAKELLIRLGLEGTIE, from the coding sequence ATGGCGAATTTTACCGTTTCGCTCAAGAAGCTGACCGAAAAGGTCAGCATGGATGTGGTCTACGCTCCGCAGGACCTCGAAAACATCAGCGTCGAGATCGCGGAAGTCAACCGTCCGGGTCTGTTCCTGGCGGGCTATTACGATTACTTTGATAAACTGCGGCTGCAGATCATGGGTCTGGCCGAGATGAACTTCCTGTCCGGCCTTTCGCCGGAAAAGCGCTACGAAGCGCTGGACCAGCTGTTCCGTCAGCAGCCGCCGGCTGTCATCGTGAGCCGCAGCGAGGAGCTGAAACCGTTCCCGGAGATGCAGGAGCTGGCCAGAAAGCACGGCGTGGCGCTGCTGCGCTCCAACGAAACGACCTGCACCCTGATGGGCAGCATCATCAGTGTGCTGAACCTGGAGCTGGCCCCCCGCATCACCCGCCACGGTGTGCTGGTTGAGGTGTACGGCGAGGGCATCCTCATTCTGGGCGACAGCGGCATCGGCAAGAGCGAGCTGGCGATCGAGCTGGTCAAGCGCGGCCACCGCCTTGTGGCCGACGATGCTGTGGAGCTGCGCAAGGTCTCGAACCGCCAGATCATGGGCACGGCCCCGGAGAACATCCGCCACTTCATTGAGCTGCGCGGCATCGGCATCGTCAATGTGGCCCGCGTGTTCGGTGTGGGCGCGGTCAAGGTGAGCGAGAGTCTGGATCTCGTGGTCCAGCTGGAAGCCTGGGACCCCACCAAAAACTATCAGCGCACCGGTCTCGAAAGCGAGTATTACGAGATCCTGGGCGTCAACATCCCCAGCACCAGCATCCCGGTCTCGCCGGGACGCAACCTCGCCGTTGTGCTGGAAACGGCGGCCATCAACAACCGCCAGAAGAAGATGGGCTACAACGCCGCCAAGGAGCTGCTCATCCGTCTGGGCCTCGAAGGCACCATCGAATAA
- the murB gene encoding UDP-N-acetylmuramate dehydrogenase, which translates to MERLKQQLQAEGIAYRADEPLAAHCTFKIGGPADVFALPETEEQLCRAIALCKEQGVKYYLLGNGSNILFEDAGYRGVVIDTMALKMGIGFLEQVAHPGAAPGEVYDAVVAGAGLKLSSLCTAALENSLTGLEFAYGIPGTVGGAVYMNAGAYGGEMKDVLQSVRYLTQDGDVVEAEAAVLDLSYRHSIFEENGGCILSAQFHLKRGDPDAIKARMNELMAKRVEKQPLDKPSAGSTFKRPAGAFAAALIDQCGLRGFRHGGAAVSEKHCGFVVNLGGATCADVLALCDEVRAIVKEKTGFDLEKEIRVVKA; encoded by the coding sequence ATGGAACGATTGAAACAACAGCTGCAGGCCGAAGGCATTGCCTACCGGGCAGACGAGCCGCTGGCAGCCCACTGCACCTTTAAGATCGGCGGCCCGGCGGATGTGTTCGCCCTGCCGGAGACCGAAGAGCAGCTCTGCCGCGCGATCGCACTCTGCAAAGAGCAGGGCGTGAAGTACTACCTGCTGGGCAACGGCAGCAACATTCTGTTTGAGGATGCCGGTTACCGGGGCGTGGTCATTGATACCATGGCCCTGAAAATGGGCATCGGCTTTCTGGAACAGGTCGCGCATCCGGGGGCAGCGCCGGGCGAGGTCTATGATGCTGTGGTTGCCGGTGCGGGCCTGAAGCTTTCGAGCCTGTGCACCGCCGCACTGGAAAACAGCCTGACCGGGCTGGAATTTGCCTACGGCATCCCCGGCACGGTGGGCGGTGCGGTCTATATGAACGCCGGAGCCTACGGCGGCGAGATGAAGGATGTGCTGCAATCGGTGCGGTATCTGACGCAGGACGGCGATGTCGTGGAGGCAGAGGCTGCCGTGCTCGACCTTTCCTACCGGCACAGCATCTTTGAGGAAAACGGCGGCTGCATCCTGAGCGCACAGTTCCATCTGAAGCGGGGCGACCCGGACGCCATCAAAGCCCGGATGAACGAGCTGATGGCAAAGCGGGTAGAAAAGCAGCCGCTTGACAAGCCCAGCGCCGGCAGCACCTTCAAGCGCCCGGCGGGCGCGTTTGCGGCGGCCCTCATCGACCAGTGCGGCTTGCGTGGTTTCCGCCACGGCGGCGCGGCTGTCAGCGAGAAGCACTGCGGCTTCGTGGTGAACCTGGGCGGCGCGACCTGTGCTGATGTGCTGGCCCTGTGCGACGAGGTGCGGGCCATCGTAAAGGAAAAGACCGGGTTCGACCTGGAAAAAGAGATTCGTGTCGTGAAAGCATAA
- the rapZ gene encoding RNase adapter RapZ codes for MDLLIVSGLSGAGKSVAMNALEDIGFFCIDNVPAELLPSITAFSKAGDNKLKRVALSMDVRGCRSSEEIEKALDLLDQQGIAYEILFLDAPDDVLMRRYSETRRRHPISIAEGISTREAFQKEHQILRPFKERANYIVDTALLSTAQNKERICELFVQNGGARSAMRLTVMSFGFKFGVPADADLVLDVRCLPNPFYVPDLKFKTGLDQEVVDFVMGKPEAQELLRRYEAFLEYALPLYVKEGKSQLTIAVGCTGGKHRSITFARKIAEYCEGLGYQPGVQHRDASR; via the coding sequence ATGGATCTGCTGATCGTAAGCGGGCTTTCCGGCGCAGGAAAGTCTGTGGCTATGAATGCGCTGGAAGATATCGGCTTTTTCTGCATCGACAATGTCCCGGCGGAACTGCTGCCGAGCATCACCGCATTCTCCAAAGCCGGTGACAACAAGCTGAAGCGGGTGGCGCTGTCCATGGACGTGCGCGGCTGCCGTTCCAGCGAGGAGATCGAAAAGGCGCTCGACCTGCTGGACCAGCAGGGGATCGCCTACGAGATCCTCTTCCTCGACGCACCGGACGATGTGCTGATGCGCCGTTACAGCGAGACCCGCCGCCGCCACCCGATCAGCATTGCGGAGGGCATCTCCACGCGGGAAGCCTTTCAGAAGGAGCACCAGATCCTCCGCCCTTTTAAGGAGCGTGCGAATTATATCGTGGATACGGCGCTGCTCTCCACCGCGCAGAACAAGGAGCGCATCTGCGAACTCTTTGTGCAGAACGGCGGGGCGCGGAGTGCGATGCGGCTGACGGTGATGTCGTTCGGCTTCAAGTTCGGCGTCCCGGCGGACGCAGACCTGGTGCTGGATGTGCGCTGCCTGCCCAATCCGTTCTATGTCCCGGATCTGAAGTTCAAGACCGGCCTGGATCAGGAGGTCGTGGATTTCGTCATGGGCAAACCGGAGGCGCAGGAACTGCTGCGCCGGTACGAAGCATTTCTGGAATATGCCCTGCCGCTCTACGTCAAGGAGGGCAAGAGCCAGCTGACCATTGCCGTGGGGTGCACGGGCGGCAAACACCGCTCCATCACCTTTGCGCGGAAGATCGCGGAATACTGCGAGGGCCTGGGCTACCAGCCCGGCGTCCAGCACCGCGATGCCTCCCGCTGA
- the whiA gene encoding DNA-binding protein WhiA — protein sequence MSFASQAREEIAQHSLQLQKDCCVRAAAYGIACFAKYFDAKGLVLQTEQELTARMAEQLFARCGVRGTILEKSRPSGVVYEFGIREPEQVARLHELFGTTGSETSLQIDPRMIRCQTCVSAYIGMAFLCGGTVTDPKKEYNIEFLTSRTNLARDFEALLAEHEFAPHRTRRNGVNLVYVKSCANVERILAFMGAAQAAAQINAQKAVKQMRNQINRHTNCDTANLGKTARANAQTLKAIRFLQEQNALETLPEVLQQAAAKRLENPDLSLTALCACFDPPVSKSGLSHRMKKLELLAQTMRERLEQEATK from the coding sequence ATGAGTTTTGCATCCCAGGCACGGGAAGAGATCGCGCAGCACAGCCTGCAATTGCAGAAAGACTGCTGCGTCCGCGCGGCGGCCTACGGCATCGCCTGCTTTGCCAAATATTTCGACGCCAAGGGCCTTGTGCTCCAGACGGAGCAGGAGCTGACCGCCCGCATGGCCGAGCAGCTGTTTGCCCGCTGCGGCGTCCGGGGCACCATTCTGGAAAAGAGCCGCCCCAGCGGGGTGGTGTACGAGTTTGGCATCCGGGAGCCTGAACAGGTGGCGCGGCTGCATGAACTGTTCGGCACCACCGGCAGTGAGACGAGCTTGCAGATCGACCCCCGGATGATCCGCTGTCAGACCTGCGTCAGCGCCTACATCGGCATGGCGTTTCTCTGCGGCGGAACCGTCACAGACCCAAAAAAAGAATACAACATCGAATTTTTAACGAGCCGCACCAATCTCGCCAGAGACTTTGAAGCGTTGCTGGCCGAGCACGAGTTTGCGCCCCACCGCACCCGCCGCAACGGCGTGAACCTGGTTTACGTCAAGAGCTGCGCCAACGTGGAGCGCATTCTGGCGTTTATGGGGGCGGCCCAGGCGGCAGCGCAGATCAATGCGCAGAAAGCCGTGAAGCAGATGCGGAACCAGATCAACCGCCACACCAACTGCGATACCGCCAACCTCGGCAAAACAGCCCGCGCCAACGCGCAGACGCTGAAAGCCATCCGCTTTTTGCAGGAGCAGAATGCGCTGGAGACCCTGCCGGAGGTGCTGCAGCAGGCAGCAGCAAAGCGGCTGGAAAATCCGGATCTCTCGTTGACGGCGCTCTGTGCCTGCTTTGACCCGCCGGTCAGCAAATCGGGGCTGTCGCATCGGATGAAAAAGCTGGAACTGCTGGCGCAGACCATGCGGGAACGGTTGGAACAGGAGGCAACGAAGTGA
- a CDS encoding DNA polymerase III subunit alpha, with amino-acid sequence MSEISENNHLGRDFVHLHIHTEYSLLDGACRIDQLMDRVKECGQTAIACTDHGVMYGCVQFYKAAQKAGIKPIIGCEVYVATRTRFDKVNKIDGNNHLILLCKNETGYKNLIKMVSAAFTEGFYSKPRVDKQLLEQYHEGLICLSACLAGEIPQAILAGDYERAKNAALWYRDLFGEGNYYIELQDHGLEEDTIVLPQLIKLARETGIPMAATNDSHYLRREDAKMQSILLCIQTGKTMQDADKMEFQTDEFYVKTTDEMYDLFAMVPEACENTQKIADQCNFDFDFGHTKIPYYKAPNGMDNQAFFEKLCWEGLERRYGPDVPQANKDRLTYEIGVVKTMGYTNYYLIVWDYINYAKSQGIPVGPGRGSGAGSIAAYSVGITDIDPIRYNLIFERFLNPERVSMPDFDVDFCYERRQEVIDYVNRKYGADHVAQIVTFGTMAARNAIRDVGRVMGMPYQDVDVVAKQVPMELKMTLKRALEVSAELKRMYDTDPKVQELIDTALKVEGMPRHASTHAAGVVITPEPTDYYLPLATNDGLPVTQFNMTEIEELGLLKMDFLGLRTLTVIRDAETAIQKKEPDFSVAALDYDDPETYKMLGQGETEGVFQLESSGMKQVLVGLQPQNLEDVIALISLYRPGPMDSIPTYLRNRHEPEKISYKTPQLAHILDVTNGCIVYQEQVMQIFRELAGFSFGQADNVRRAMSKKKHAVMEAEREHFVHGCTEPGHECPGCVANGISEKVANEIYDEMSSFASYAFNKSHAACYAYVAFQTAYLKCHYPSEFMAALLTSVLDNTDKVIEYSGECARLGIRVLPPDINISNGGFTADARGQIRFGLNAVKSVGRNLVERIVEERGEKPYASLYDFCKRLYGNEMNRRAVESLVKAGAFDSMGENRHSLVEAVDGIIKSVESDSRRNLDGQLDLFSLMSGGTQSTSKDVYEIRHLEEYSHTELLQQEKEVSGLYLSGHPLDAYREQSAKFATHSIKALTGEEAHGLDNAHVRIVCTIVKSRMMTTKSNSLMAFTSVEDLTGTMEVIVFPKVLEVFRDAIRENAVVVIEGRLSVREDEPSKLMAESISPIEGYDPKHPQANRPDRMRDAAQRLYIRLPSRSCPQYAKVVNLLEIFDGDMPVIFYLEDTKQKLAAPRRLYTSGHPLFFQELRRLVGEKNVATK; translated from the coding sequence GTGAGCGAGATCAGCGAAAACAATCACCTGGGGCGGGATTTCGTCCACCTCCATATCCACACGGAGTACAGCCTGTTGGACGGTGCCTGTCGCATCGACCAGCTGATGGACCGCGTGAAGGAGTGCGGGCAGACGGCCATCGCCTGCACCGACCACGGTGTCATGTACGGCTGTGTGCAGTTTTACAAAGCGGCCCAAAAAGCGGGCATCAAGCCCATCATCGGCTGCGAAGTCTACGTTGCCACCCGCACCCGGTTCGATAAGGTCAACAAGATCGACGGCAACAACCATCTGATCCTGCTGTGCAAAAATGAGACCGGCTACAAGAACCTCATCAAGATGGTCTCCGCAGCCTTCACCGAGGGGTTTTACTCCAAGCCCCGCGTTGATAAGCAGCTGCTCGAACAATACCACGAAGGGCTTATCTGCCTTTCGGCCTGTCTGGCGGGCGAGATCCCGCAGGCCATTCTGGCGGGGGACTACGAGCGGGCAAAAAACGCGGCGCTGTGGTACCGGGACCTGTTTGGCGAAGGCAATTACTACATTGAGCTGCAGGACCACGGCCTGGAAGAGGACACCATCGTTCTGCCCCAGCTCATCAAGCTGGCGCGGGAGACGGGCATCCCCATGGCCGCCACCAACGACTCCCACTATCTGCGCAGGGAAGACGCCAAGATGCAGAGCATCCTTCTCTGCATCCAGACCGGCAAGACGATGCAGGACGCCGATAAGATGGAGTTCCAGACCGATGAGTTTTACGTCAAGACGACGGATGAAATGTACGATCTGTTCGCCATGGTGCCAGAGGCCTGCGAAAACACCCAGAAGATCGCGGACCAGTGTAACTTTGATTTTGACTTCGGCCACACCAAGATCCCCTACTACAAAGCACCCAACGGGATGGACAATCAGGCCTTTTTTGAAAAGCTCTGCTGGGAGGGTCTGGAGCGCCGCTACGGCCCCGATGTCCCGCAGGCCAACAAAGACCGCCTGACCTACGAGATCGGCGTGGTCAAGACGATGGGCTACACGAACTACTATCTGATCGTCTGGGATTATATCAACTACGCCAAGAGCCAGGGCATCCCGGTGGGGCCGGGCCGTGGTTCCGGTGCGGGCAGCATTGCGGCCTACAGCGTCGGCATCACCGACATCGACCCCATCCGCTACAACCTCATCTTCGAGCGTTTCCTGAACCCCGAACGTGTCAGTATGCCCGACTTCGATGTGGACTTCTGCTATGAACGCCGTCAGGAAGTCATCGACTACGTCAACCGGAAATACGGTGCTGACCATGTGGCGCAGATCGTCACCTTTGGCACCATGGCCGCCCGCAACGCCATCCGTGACGTGGGCCGTGTGATGGGGATGCCCTATCAGGACGTGGATGTGGTCGCAAAGCAGGTCCCGATGGAACTGAAGATGACGCTGAAGCGCGCATTGGAAGTCTCGGCTGAGCTGAAGCGGATGTACGACACCGACCCGAAGGTCCAGGAACTGATCGACACGGCCCTCAAGGTGGAGGGAATGCCGCGCCATGCGTCCACCCACGCGGCGGGCGTCGTCATCACCCCGGAACCGACCGACTACTATCTGCCCCTCGCCACCAACGACGGTCTGCCTGTGACCCAGTTCAACATGACCGAGATCGAGGAGCTTGGCCTGCTGAAGATGGACTTCCTCGGTCTGCGCACACTGACGGTCATTCGGGATGCGGAAACGGCCATCCAGAAAAAAGAGCCGGATTTCTCCGTTGCAGCGCTCGATTACGATGACCCGGAGACCTACAAAATGCTGGGTCAGGGCGAGACGGAGGGCGTGTTCCAGCTCGAATCTTCGGGCATGAAGCAGGTCCTCGTAGGGCTGCAGCCGCAGAACCTGGAAGATGTCATCGCACTCATCAGTCTGTACCGCCCCGGCCCGATGGATTCCATCCCGACCTATCTGCGCAACCGCCACGAGCCGGAAAAGATCAGCTACAAGACCCCGCAGCTGGCCCACATTCTGGATGTGACCAACGGCTGCATCGTCTATCAGGAGCAGGTCATGCAGATCTTCCGTGAGCTGGCAGGCTTTTCGTTCGGGCAGGCAGACAATGTCCGCCGCGCCATGAGCAAGAAGAAACATGCGGTCATGGAAGCGGAGCGGGAACACTTTGTTCACGGCTGCACCGAGCCCGGCCACGAATGCCCCGGCTGCGTGGCCAACGGCATCTCGGAAAAGGTCGCCAACGAGATCTATGACGAAATGTCGAGCTTTGCGTCCTATGCGTTCAACAAGAGCCATGCGGCCTGCTATGCGTATGTCGCATTCCAGACGGCCTATCTCAAGTGCCATTATCCCAGCGAGTTCATGGCGGCCTTGCTGACCAGTGTGCTCGATAATACCGATAAGGTCATCGAGTATTCGGGCGAGTGTGCCCGTCTGGGCATCCGGGTGCTCCCGCCGGATATCAACATCTCGAACGGCGGCTTTACGGCGGATGCCAGGGGGCAGATCCGATTCGGCCTGAACGCGGTCAAGAGCGTGGGCCGCAATCTTGTGGAACGCATCGTGGAAGAGCGTGGGGAAAAGCCCTATGCCAGCCTGTATGATTTCTGCAAGCGGCTGTACGGCAACGAAATGAACCGCCGGGCCGTGGAAAGCCTCGTCAAGGCGGGCGCATTCGACAGCATGGGCGAGAACCGCCACAGCCTCGTGGAGGCCGTGGATGGAATCATCAAGAGCGTGGAGAGTGACTCCCGGCGGAATCTGGACGGGCAGCTCGACCTGTTTTCGCTGATGAGCGGGGGAACACAGAGCACGTCGAAGGATGTATATGAGATCCGGCACCTCGAAGAATATTCCCATACCGAACTGCTGCAGCAGGAAAAAGAGGTCAGCGGCCTGTACCTGTCCGGCCACCCGCTGGATGCGTACCGGGAGCAGTCGGCAAAGTTTGCGACCCATTCCATCAAGGCCCTGACCGGCGAGGAAGCGCATGGGCTGGACAACGCCCATGTCCGCATCGTCTGCACCATTGTCAAGAGCCGGATGATGACCACCAAGTCGAACAGCCTGATGGCCTTTACCAGCGTGGAAGACCTGACCGGCACGATGGAGGTCATCGTCTTCCCGAAGGTGCTGGAGGTCTTCCGGGATGCCATCCGGGAAAATGCCGTTGTGGTCATCGAGGGGCGTCTGTCGGTCCGCGAGGACGAGCCGTCCAAGCTGATGGCCGAAAGCATCTCGCCCATTGAAGGCTACGACCCCAAGCACCCGCAGGCGAACCGTCCGGACCGGATGCGGGATGCGGCCCAGCGGCTCTATATCCGTCTGCCGTCGCGCAGCTGCCCGCAGTATGCAAAAGTCGTCAACCTGCTGGAGATTTTTGACGGTGATATGCCGGTCATCTTTTATCTGGAGGACACCAAACAGAAGCTTGCGGCCCCCCGCAGGCTGTATACCTCCGGCCATCCGCTCTTCTTCCAGGAGCTGCGGCGTCTGGTCGGCGAAAAGAATGTTGCAACAAAATAA
- the pfkA gene encoding 6-phosphofructokinase, translating into MEKQIKTIGVLTSGGDAPGMNAAVRAVVRTGLHKGFRMIGIQRGYNGLLNGECFEMNLRSVSNIIQAGGTILYTARCLEFKTKEGQDKGAAKCRELGIDALVVIGGDGSYRGARELAHRGIPMIGLPGTIDNDIACTDYTIGYDTAMNTALEMIDKLRDTTQSHDRCSVVEVMGRNAGYIALNVAIASGAMAVLLPEKEFDMQHDILDKITETQRTGKRHFIVIVAEGIGHSQEIANEIQARTGIDTRATILGHVQRGGSPTLRDRVNASAMGYHAVCLLEEGKYNRIVGMKGEHLVDYPVDEALEMTKTLDPVLIDVCNTISI; encoded by the coding sequence ATGGAAAAGCAAATCAAAACGATTGGTGTCTTGACCAGCGGCGGCGACGCTCCCGGCATGAATGCTGCAGTGCGCGCTGTGGTTCGTACCGGCCTGCACAAGGGATTTCGGATGATCGGCATTCAGCGCGGCTACAACGGCCTGCTGAACGGCGAGTGCTTTGAAATGAACCTGCGCAGTGTTTCCAACATCATCCAGGCCGGCGGCACCATCCTGTACACCGCCCGCTGCCTGGAGTTCAAGACCAAAGAGGGCCAGGACAAGGGTGCTGCCAAGTGCCGCGAGCTCGGCATTGATGCGCTGGTCGTCATCGGCGGCGACGGCTCCTACCGTGGTGCCCGTGAGCTGGCACACCGCGGCATCCCGATGATCGGCCTGCCCGGCACCATCGACAATGATATTGCCTGCACCGATTACACCATCGGCTACGATACTGCGATGAACACCGCTCTGGAAATGATCGACAAACTGCGCGACACCACCCAGAGCCACGACCGCTGCAGCGTTGTCGAGGTCATGGGCCGCAATGCGGGTTACATCGCTCTGAACGTCGCCATCGCCTCTGGTGCAATGGCGGTCCTGCTGCCGGAGAAGGAATTCGACATGCAGCACGACATCCTCGATAAGATCACCGAGACGCAGCGCACCGGCAAGCGCCACTTCATCGTCATCGTTGCCGAGGGCATCGGCCACTCGCAGGAGATCGCCAACGAGATCCAGGCCCGCACCGGCATTGATACCCGCGCCACCATCCTGGGCCACGTCCAGCGCGGCGGCTCGCCCACTCTGCGCGACCGCGTAAACGCTTCCGCCATGGGCTACCACGCTGTCTGCCTGCTGGAAGAGGGAAAGTACAACCGCATCGTCGGCATGAAGGGAGAGCACCTCGTGGATTACCCCGTCGATGAGGCTCTTGAAATGACCAAGACCCTCGACCCGGTGCTGATCGACGTTTGCAACACGATCTCTATCTAA
- a CDS encoding tRNA 2-thiocytidine biosynthesis TtcA family protein encodes MKRELEPYQMIERSIIKKYRKELWTPFIVAVKRYELIQAGDRIAVCISGGKDSMLMAKLMQELQKHSDVPFELVFLVMDPGYNELNRQKIESNAALLHIPVTIFESNIFSVANNTDKNPCYLCARMRRGHLYSKAKEFGCNKIALGHHFNDVIETTVMSMFYGSQLQAMPPKLHSTSFPGMTLIRPMYCIREEDILAWKRYNDLEFIQCACRFTENCTMCDNGGGGSKRQETKLLLRRLKRDNPNIENSIFRSIHAVALDTMPGYKSEGVEHSFLERFHAMEAAADVEL; translated from the coding sequence ATGAAACGCGAACTCGAACCCTATCAGATGATCGAACGCAGCATCATCAAAAAATACCGAAAAGAGCTTTGGACCCCCTTCATCGTAGCCGTCAAACGGTATGAGCTCATCCAGGCAGGCGACAGGATCGCCGTCTGCATCTCCGGCGGCAAAGACTCCATGCTGATGGCAAAGCTCATGCAGGAACTGCAAAAGCACAGCGATGTCCCCTTTGAGCTGGTCTTCCTCGTGATGGACCCCGGCTACAATGAGCTCAATCGCCAGAAGATCGAATCCAACGCGGCACTGCTGCACATCCCGGTGACCATCTTTGAGAGCAACATCTTCTCGGTGGCCAACAACACCGACAAGAATCCCTGCTACCTCTGCGCCCGGATGCGCCGCGGCCACCTGTACAGCAAGGCCAAGGAGTTCGGCTGCAACAAGATCGCGCTGGGCCACCACTTCAACGATGTCATTGAGACGACCGTCATGAGCATGTTCTACGGCTCCCAGCTGCAGGCCATGCCGCCCAAGCTCCACAGCACCAGCTTCCCTGGCATGACCCTCATCCGCCCGATGTACTGCATCCGCGAGGAGGACATTCTGGCCTGGAAGCGGTACAACGACCTAGAATTCATCCAGTGCGCCTGCCGCTTCACCGAGAACTGCACCATGTGCGACAATGGCGGCGGCGGTTCCAAGCGGCAGGAGACCAAGCTCCTGCTCCGCCGCCTCAAGCGCGACAACCCCAACATCGAAAACAGCATTTTCCGCAGCATCCATGCCGTCGCGCTGGACACCATGCCGGGCTATAAATCCGAGGGCGTGGAGCACAGCTTTCTGGAACGGTTTCATGCGATGGAAGCAGCAGCTGACGTTGAGCTGTGA
- a CDS encoding cysteine desulfurase family protein → MIYLDYSANTPADPQVLDRFCSVERRCIGNANSHHQAGTAARAEIDAATLKIAALLGVQPAEIIYTSGASESNNFALKGLARLSRHAGRHIISTPLEHSSVSGTLTALQEQGYEIDLLDIRRDGTVDLDHLKELLRPDTIAVAVTLVDSELGVVQPVEEIAAILKDYPNCHLHVDATQAVGKIPVSFEGVDTMSLTAHKFYGLNGIGLLLKRRNLALEPLIHGGESTTIYRSGTPTVALASSLACALELAVENLPERSASVQKRNAELRAALCQHPEVRINSPENAIPHILNLSVQNVKGTVFQRELDAHGVCVSVKSACSSDGLPSRAVFAVSRDRRNALSSWRISLSHLTTEAEIQEFLRVFDVCCQQLTAAHGDR, encoded by the coding sequence ATGATCTATCTGGATTATTCCGCCAATACCCCGGCCGACCCGCAGGTACTCGACCGGTTCTGCTCCGTAGAGCGGCGCTGCATCGGCAACGCCAACTCCCATCATCAGGCAGGCACCGCCGCCAGAGCCGAGATCGACGCTGCCACGCTGAAGATCGCCGCTTTGCTGGGCGTACAGCCTGCCGAGATCATCTATACCTCCGGTGCCAGCGAATCCAACAACTTCGCGCTCAAGGGGCTGGCCCGGCTCTCCCGCCATGCGGGCAGGCACATCATCTCCACCCCGCTGGAGCATTCGTCCGTCAGCGGCACTCTGACCGCGCTGCAGGAGCAGGGCTATGAGATCGACCTGCTGGACATCCGGCGGGACGGAACCGTAGACCTCGACCATCTGAAAGAGCTGCTGCGGCCGGACACCATCGCCGTGGCGGTCACGCTGGTAGACAGCGAACTTGGCGTCGTGCAGCCGGTGGAGGAGATCGCCGCCATCCTGAAGGACTACCCCAACTGCCACCTGCATGTCGATGCCACCCAGGCCGTTGGAAAGATCCCCGTCTCGTTTGAAGGGGTGGACACCATGAGCCTGACGGCCCACAAATTCTATGGTCTGAACGGCATTGGTCTGCTGCTCAAGCGGCGGAATCTGGCACTGGAGCCGCTCATCCACGGCGGCGAGAGCACCACCATCTACCGCAGCGGCACCCCTACGGTGGCGCTGGCGTCTTCCCTGGCCTGTGCATTGGAACTTGCCGTGGAAAACCTGCCGGAACGCTCTGCCTCTGTCCAAAAGCGGAACGCGGAACTCCGCGCGGCCCTGTGCCAGCACCCGGAGGTGCGCATCAACAGCCCCGAAAATGCCATCCCGCACATCCTGAACCTCAGCGTCCAGAACGTGAAGGGCACGGTCTTTCAGCGGGAACTGGACGCCCACGGCGTCTGCGTCTCGGTCAAATCGGCCTGCTCGTCGGACGGCCTGCCCTCCCGCGCAGTGTTTGCCGTCAGCCGGGACCGCCGCAATGCCCTCTCGTCCTGGCGCATCAGTCTGAGCCATCTGACCACCGAGGCAGAGATCCAGGAATTTTTACGGGTGTTCGACGTCTGCTGCCAGCAGCTGACCGCCGCACACGGAGATCGATAA